The Umboniibacter marinipuniceus genomic sequence TCGGTTAGACTGGAAAGACCCGAGGACTTCTCCTCTACCTGCAATAGGGCGTCGGCACGATAGATGGGCGTAGATAACAGCGCAATCATCACACCTACAACGGCAAAGAACGCCGTAACAGCAACAATCCAATACTTACCGTCAAGTAAGGTTCCGAATAACACCCCGAGGTCTATCTCGTCATTTTGACTGGATGCTCTGTTGCTTTGATTTGAAACTGTATCTGTCATTCTACTCTCGATTTATATACAACATTGACGAATCGCCAAATGAAAAATTTTATACTCTCGCCGCTAAAGGCGGCCGACTAACGGCGCAATAGTAACTTACTGGCACAACCAGCTGATTATGCCAACTTAGCAACCCAACCTTCACAGGCCTTCTCTAGTAGTTGGTAGGCATGTTCAAATGCCTCCATCTGCTGACGATGAGGATCAGGAATTTCGTCAACACCAATCCACTTACCAATCAACATGGTCTTGCCGCTCGCCTGAGGAAATCGTTCCGCCACATCTTTAACATGCTGCGGCTCCATCACCAAAATAAGATCATTCTCAGCACATATTTCAGGGGTTAACCTACGCGCCTTATGACTATCAATTGGAATCCCCGCAGAAGAGCAAAGCTGCACTGAGCTTGGATCCGCCGGCATATCATTTTTTGCAACAATTCCAGCAGAGCTAACAACCTTGCCGGGCAACCCTGCCGCCAGCATCGCCTCGCCAATGGGCGAACGACAAATATTGCCGGCGCAGACTACTAATATTGACTTAAACATCAGTTAATAAAGTCGTCACGAGTACGACCGATATAATAAATGGTTTGAGCGGTTGGCAGTAAATTCACAATCAGACGATTCCATACGGCAACCGGCTCCGTGGCAACATACACCACATCTCGACTTTGAAGCTTGAACTCACTTGCTAGAATTAAGGAGGCTGCATTCTCCATATCCAACTGATAGATCTGAGCAATCTTATCCCCGCCATCACTGGCACGCATCACAAATACGCCCGACGCGTCCGCCGTTAGCTCATCCAAACCGCCGGCATTAGCAAGTGCTTCCGTTAACGACATATCACTACGATTAATATCTACCACGGTAGTTTCAGCCACCGAACCCATCACGAAAACCTTCGCGCCGTCGTTTCGTGCTATGTGAATAATGTCGCCATCCTGAAGCAAATAGTCCTGACTTAAATCACCGGCTTTCATTAAACGCTGAAGACTGACTGGGTATTCCTCTCCCTGACGAGTAAGCACTACATCATTCCAGTCTGCAAACTCCGCCAAACCACCACTTTGATTCACCGCCTCAAGCAATGTGAGCGGTACGTTAGTCACCGGCAAACGACCGGGAACATTCACCTCACCGGTAACATGAACCTTCTGCGAGCGGAAGGAAGAGATACTGACATCTACTTGCGGACTTTCGATGTATTCCGACAGGCGCTCAGCGATCAAATCGCGCACCTCGGAAACGGTTTTACCTGCCACATAAACTTGACCAATGTAGGGGTAAAAAATAGTGCCATCTGCGTGAACCCAGTTGCCCGAGCTTTCAGCTGAACGGTACGAGCCAGCGGGAATAGTTAACTCAGGATGATCCCAAACCGTTACATTGAGCACATCCGCCACACCAATGCGATAGTCATAGCTGGCAATCAGCGCGTTCATTTCGGTGTTTACCGTAGCGGCTGGCAGAGCCTGCTGCGCCTTAAGCTGCTGAACAAGCGCAGGGGTGATAGCTAAGATTTCCACCTGTGAGTTTAGGTTTGCCTCACCGGTGTCGACCGTTTCGATATCTGAAGTCTTGAGATTTGAGCCGGGAATTGAACACGCCGATAACAGCGCTGCACAAACTAACGCGAGCGGCAGCTTTACAATTGAGACTGATTGCATTGAATTCTCTACTTATAGCTATATTTTTTTAGCGCGTTACTGCGCCATTTATTTAGGTGATTGTAATAGATAT encodes the following:
- a CDS encoding low molecular weight protein-tyrosine-phosphatase, translating into MFKSILVVCAGNICRSPIGEAMLAAGLPGKVVSSAGIVAKNDMPADPSSVQLCSSAGIPIDSHKARRLTPEICAENDLILVMEPQHVKDVAERFPQASGKTMLIGKWIGVDEIPDPHRQQMEAFEHAYQLLEKACEGWVAKLA
- a CDS encoding polysaccharide export protein, translated to MQSVSIVKLPLALVCAALLSACSIPGSNLKTSDIETVDTGEANLNSQVEILAITPALVQQLKAQQALPAATVNTEMNALIASYDYRIGVADVLNVTVWDHPELTIPAGSYRSAESSGNWVHADGTIFYPYIGQVYVAGKTVSEVRDLIAERLSEYIESPQVDVSISSFRSQKVHVTGEVNVPGRLPVTNVPLTLLEAVNQSGGLAEFADWNDVVLTRQGEEYPVSLQRLMKAGDLSQDYLLQDGDIIHIARNDGAKVFVMGSVAETTVVDINRSDMSLTEALANAGGLDELTADASGVFVMRASDGGDKIAQIYQLDMENAASLILASEFKLQSRDVVYVATEPVAVWNRLIVNLLPTAQTIYYIGRTRDDFIN